The following proteins come from a genomic window of Burkholderia stabilis:
- a CDS encoding EAL domain-containing protein, with protein MKPARDPSLDSLLERLTPTPGGWIATYRTTTLRSVFQPVLSITHKRVVGYEALLRVVDANGALVSPAALFDKTRADADALLLDRLARCLHTANFVAQGIGDGWLFLNVTPRVLDSGLVQREFVEALCRHFSLPPNRIVLEVVEQPARDEAALARTIDMIQHRDFLIAIDDFGTGFSNFDRVWRARPDIVKLDRSLVERSTGSADDRRIMHHLASMLHQAGAMVLGEGVESDDALQALMEADIDFVQGFQFGQPDASIAHASAAAPAMLDAAWQRFIARRHAPAVAEQPGFDAIERLVLAGAAAFSASGNLQDAAQRVFTVPAARRVFVTDEVGEQFLPSIGAHPEDGQASATRLAPLFPETHSNWSRRPYFQRAIAAPGRVALMGPHFSLTEGRDCYTAAVAIRAQSRLVVFCVDFVLDSAGTVMR; from the coding sequence ATGAAGCCCGCCCGCGACCCGTCGCTCGACTCCCTGCTCGAACGCCTCACGCCAACGCCCGGCGGCTGGATCGCCACCTATCGCACCACGACGCTGCGCAGCGTGTTCCAGCCCGTGCTGTCGATCACGCACAAGCGCGTCGTCGGTTACGAGGCGCTGCTGCGCGTCGTCGACGCGAACGGCGCGCTGGTCTCGCCCGCTGCCCTGTTCGACAAGACGCGCGCCGACGCCGATGCACTCCTGCTCGACCGGCTCGCGCGCTGCCTGCACACGGCCAACTTCGTCGCGCAAGGAATCGGCGACGGCTGGCTGTTCCTGAACGTGACGCCGCGCGTGCTCGATTCGGGCCTCGTGCAGCGCGAGTTCGTCGAGGCCCTGTGCCGGCATTTCTCGCTGCCGCCGAACCGCATCGTGCTGGAAGTCGTCGAACAGCCCGCGCGCGACGAAGCCGCGCTCGCCCGCACGATCGACATGATCCAGCATCGCGACTTCCTGATCGCGATCGACGATTTCGGCACGGGGTTCTCGAACTTCGACCGCGTGTGGCGCGCGCGGCCCGACATCGTCAAGCTCGATCGCTCGCTCGTCGAGCGTTCGACCGGGTCGGCCGACGATCGCCGCATCATGCATCACCTCGCGTCGATGCTGCATCAGGCCGGCGCGATGGTGCTGGGCGAAGGCGTCGAAAGCGACGACGCGCTGCAGGCGCTGATGGAAGCCGACATCGATTTCGTGCAGGGTTTCCAGTTCGGCCAGCCCGACGCGTCGATCGCGCACGCCAGCGCGGCAGCGCCTGCGATGCTCGACGCCGCATGGCAACGCTTCATCGCCCGCCGGCACGCGCCGGCCGTGGCCGAGCAGCCGGGCTTCGACGCGATCGAGCGACTCGTGCTCGCCGGCGCGGCGGCGTTTTCCGCGAGCGGCAACCTGCAGGATGCCGCACAACGCGTGTTCACGGTGCCGGCTGCGCGACGCGTATTCGTCACGGACGAGGTCGGCGAGCAGTTCCTGCCGTCGATCGGCGCGCATCCCGAAGACGGCCAGGCAAGCGCGACCCGCCTCGCACCGCTGTTCCCGGAAACCCACAGCAACTGGTCGCGGCGCCCGTACTTCCAGCGCGCGATCGCCGCGCCCGGGCGCGTCGCGCTGATGGGCCCGCACTTCTCGCTGACGGAAGGCCGCGATTGCTATACGGCCGCCGTCGCGATCCGCGCGCAAAGCCGGCTCGTCGTGTTCTGCGTCGACTTCGTGCTCGACAGCGCGGGAACCGTGATGCGTTAG
- a CDS encoding AAA family ATPase, whose amino-acid sequence MNASDDTLEFTGGLVARLPEPADFGIALAEGFARRIGDLSRRAGASAASARWAARAAFATSRATAGGHVCVALGALAQRYEAPLDDVRAALAASGVVAFGTLARGDERPLIVDRHDHLYLSRYFDYERRLADALVAQAGVAVPDESLSPDRLRDSLARYFGPANGEVDWQRVAAIVALTGRVTIVSGGPGTGKTTTVVGVLACLLDAHPGLRVALAAPTGKAAQRMQEALHARAGDLPPELAARLPDTSYTLHRLLGGGGAAGFRHHRDNPLPYDLIVVDEASMIDVALAAHLLDALAPGARLVLLGDKDQLAAVEAGAVFAELSARPAFTAGARARIAQALGIDEAAFVAALPVPDEAATAAVAASAVTPANASPSASAATSRKPASRQRVDTRQASLFDDEPQDDEVPAAEVAPSLPAGPAPANTRDASDGPAWIEADELAWLDAVELPPFDASDAALASVKSMTAALPGEPAAASATPAPAPLADCVVWLERNYRFGLDSPIGRLSLAIRSGDVQAALDALPVDDAAAASFLDDAGDTLAPSTVERLARRFGAYLDALRDVLAAPVPDPLPLFDALNRFRILCATRSGSRGAEHVNALVASHVRHAARVPLAVGAHWFTGRPIMVTRNDYALGLFNGDIGIALPDAHGVLRVWFRRADGTARAVSPAALPPHETAFALTVHKSQGSEFDEAALVLPASFGRVLTRELVYTAVTRARTRVQVIGPRRVLAQAVATRTQRDSGLAARVDEALARRRMEAAR is encoded by the coding sequence ATGAACGCGTCCGACGACACGCTCGAATTCACCGGCGGCCTCGTCGCACGGCTGCCCGAACCTGCCGACTTCGGCATCGCGCTCGCGGAGGGTTTCGCGCGCCGTATCGGCGATCTGTCGCGTCGCGCCGGTGCGTCTGCCGCGTCCGCGCGGTGGGCGGCGCGCGCCGCGTTCGCGACGAGCCGCGCGACCGCGGGCGGCCACGTGTGCGTCGCCCTCGGCGCGCTCGCGCAGCGCTACGAAGCGCCGCTCGACGACGTCCGCGCGGCGCTCGCCGCGAGCGGCGTGGTCGCGTTCGGCACGCTTGCGCGTGGCGACGAGCGGCCGCTGATCGTCGACCGGCACGACCATCTGTACCTGTCGCGCTATTTCGATTACGAACGGCGGCTGGCCGATGCGCTGGTAGCGCAGGCCGGCGTCGCGGTGCCGGACGAATCCTTGTCGCCCGACCGGTTGCGCGACAGCCTCGCGCGCTACTTCGGGCCCGCGAACGGCGAAGTCGACTGGCAGCGAGTCGCGGCGATCGTCGCGTTGACGGGCCGCGTGACGATCGTCAGCGGCGGCCCCGGCACGGGCAAGACGACGACGGTCGTCGGCGTGCTGGCCTGCTTGCTCGACGCGCACCCGGGGCTGCGCGTCGCGCTGGCCGCGCCGACCGGCAAGGCCGCGCAGCGGATGCAGGAAGCGCTGCATGCGCGGGCCGGCGACCTGCCGCCCGAACTCGCCGCGCGCCTGCCCGATACGTCGTATACGCTGCATCGGCTGCTCGGCGGCGGCGGGGCAGCCGGCTTCCGGCATCATCGCGACAATCCGCTGCCGTACGACCTGATCGTCGTCGACGAAGCGTCGATGATCGACGTCGCGCTCGCCGCGCATCTGCTCGACGCGCTTGCGCCGGGCGCGCGGCTCGTGTTGCTCGGCGACAAGGATCAGCTGGCCGCGGTCGAGGCGGGCGCCGTGTTCGCGGAGCTGAGTGCGCGGCCGGCGTTTACCGCCGGGGCGCGCGCGCGCATCGCACAGGCGCTCGGCATCGACGAAGCGGCGTTCGTCGCGGCGCTGCCGGTGCCGGACGAAGCCGCAACGGCAGCGGTTGCGGCTTCCGCCGTGACGCCGGCCAACGCATCTCCGTCCGCATCGGCCGCCACGTCGCGCAAGCCGGCGTCGCGGCAGCGAGTCGATACGCGACAGGCATCGCTTTTCGACGACGAACCTCAGGATGACGAGGTTCCCGCAGCCGAAGTCGCGCCTTCGCTGCCCGCAGGTCCGGCGCCGGCCAATACCCGCGACGCGAGCGACGGCCCGGCATGGATCGAGGCCGACGAACTCGCCTGGCTCGACGCCGTCGAGTTGCCGCCGTTCGACGCAAGCGATGCGGCGCTCGCGTCGGTGAAGTCGATGACGGCGGCGCTGCCGGGCGAACCCGCCGCCGCGTCCGCAACACCTGCACCGGCACCGCTCGCGGATTGCGTCGTATGGCTCGAACGCAATTACCGCTTCGGCCTCGATTCGCCGATCGGGCGGTTGTCGCTCGCGATCCGCAGCGGCGACGTGCAGGCTGCGCTCGACGCACTGCCTGTGGACGACGCGGCCGCCGCGTCGTTCCTCGATGATGCGGGCGATACGCTTGCGCCATCGACGGTCGAGCGGCTCGCGCGGCGGTTCGGCGCTTATCTCGACGCATTGCGCGACGTGCTGGCCGCGCCGGTGCCCGATCCGCTGCCGCTGTTCGACGCGCTCAACCGGTTCCGGATCCTGTGCGCGACCCGCAGCGGCTCGCGCGGTGCGGAGCACGTCAATGCGCTCGTGGCCTCGCACGTGCGGCACGCGGCGCGCGTGCCGCTCGCGGTCGGCGCGCACTGGTTCACCGGACGGCCGATCATGGTGACGCGCAACGACTATGCGCTCGGGCTGTTCAACGGCGACATCGGCATCGCGCTGCCCGACGCGCACGGGGTATTGCGCGTCTGGTTCAGGCGCGCGGACGGGACCGCGCGCGCCGTATCGCCGGCCGCATTGCCGCCGCACGAAACGGCATTCGCGCTGACGGTCCACAAGTCGCAGGGCTCGGAATTCGACGAAGCCGCGCTCGTGCTGCCGGCATCGTTCGGCCGCGTGCTCACGCGCGAGCTCGTCTACACGGCGGTGACGCGTGCCCGCACGCGCGTGCAGGTGATCGGGCCGCGGCGCGTGCTTGCGCAGGCGGTCGCGACGCGTACGCAGCGTGATTCGGGTCTCGCGGCGCGCGTCGACGAGGCGCTTGCACGGCGTCGCATGGAGGCTGCGCGATGA
- a CDS encoding glycine zipper 2TM domain-containing protein: protein MNSIRRIGVCALLVATMASLSACDSMSRRQRDTAIGAGVGGVAGAAIGGSALSTLGGAAAGGIIGNQVGK, encoded by the coding sequence ATGAATTCGATTCGGCGTATTGGGGTATGCGCGCTCCTCGTCGCGACGATGGCCAGCCTGTCGGCCTGCGATTCGATGTCGAGACGCCAGCGCGACACGGCGATCGGCGCGGGTGTCGGCGGTGTCGCCGGCGCCGCGATCGGCGGCAGCGCGCTGTCGACGCTCGGCGGTGCCGCAGCCGGCGGCATCATCGGCAACCAGGTCGGCAAGTAA
- a CDS encoding DMT family transporter, protein MSPKNAILLTVLAALWGASFLFIRIGVVDFGVAPLMALRVGIGAIFLTGFALTRFAPADLGARLRRHAWPLFVVGALNSGIPFCLFAFAELTLSAGLTSVINATTPLWGALVAYLWLKDKLSLPRALGLVIGFAGVITLVWNQIANAHGDTGASATALAAAAALGATLLYGIAANYTKRKLSGVDPLVNAAGSMIGSTVLLLPFAIATWPAAPVSTHAWGAVLGLGIACTGIAYFIFFYLIAHIGPARAITVTFVIPVFGLLWGALFLGEHVSAVMIEGCAIVLVGTALATGVIKRIPGLRPRSGEAT, encoded by the coding sequence GTGTCCCCCAAGAACGCCATACTGCTGACCGTGCTCGCTGCCCTGTGGGGCGCCTCGTTCCTGTTCATCCGGATCGGCGTCGTCGATTTCGGCGTCGCGCCGCTGATGGCGCTGCGCGTGGGCATCGGCGCGATCTTTCTCACCGGCTTCGCGCTGACGCGCTTCGCACCCGCCGATCTCGGCGCCCGGCTGCGCCGGCACGCGTGGCCGTTGTTCGTGGTCGGCGCGCTGAACTCGGGCATCCCGTTCTGCCTGTTCGCCTTTGCCGAACTGACGCTGTCGGCCGGCCTGACGTCGGTGATCAACGCGACGACGCCGCTCTGGGGCGCGCTCGTGGCTTACCTGTGGCTGAAGGACAAGCTGTCGCTGCCGCGCGCGCTCGGCCTCGTGATCGGGTTTGCCGGCGTGATCACGCTCGTATGGAACCAGATCGCGAACGCGCACGGTGACACGGGCGCCAGCGCGACCGCGCTCGCCGCCGCCGCGGCGCTCGGCGCGACGCTGCTGTACGGCATCGCGGCCAATTACACGAAGCGCAAGCTCAGCGGCGTCGATCCGCTCGTCAACGCGGCCGGCAGCATGATCGGCTCGACCGTGCTGCTGCTGCCGTTCGCGATCGCCACGTGGCCGGCCGCGCCGGTCAGCACGCACGCATGGGGCGCCGTGCTCGGCCTCGGCATCGCATGCACGGGCATCGCGTACTTCATCTTCTTCTACCTGATCGCGCATATCGGCCCCGCCCGCGCAATTACCGTGACGTTCGTGATTCCGGTGTTCGGCCTGCTGTGGGGTGCGCTGTTCCTCGGCGAACACGTGTCGGCCGTAATGATCGAGGGCTGCGCGATCGTACTCGTCGGCACCGCGCTCGCGACCGGCGTCATCAAGCGGATTCCCGGTCTCCGGCCGCGCAGCGGCGAAGCGACCTGA
- the arfB gene encoding alternative ribosome rescue aminoacyl-tRNA hydrolase ArfB produces MMIRYTLDPAEVEWTAVRAQGAGGQNVNKVSSAIHLRFDIRASSLPPVIKERLLALSDQRITRDGIVVIKSQEYRTQEKNREAALARLDTLIAGVAFTPRARVATRPTRASKERRLEHKSRRSVVKSGRGKVSD; encoded by the coding sequence ATGATGATCCGCTATACGCTCGATCCGGCCGAAGTGGAATGGACGGCCGTACGCGCACAGGGCGCGGGCGGGCAGAACGTGAACAAGGTGTCGAGCGCGATTCACCTGCGTTTCGACATTCGGGCATCGTCGCTGCCGCCGGTCATCAAGGAACGGCTCCTCGCACTGTCCGACCAGCGCATTACGCGCGACGGCATCGTCGTGATCAAGTCGCAGGAATACCGCACCCAGGAGAAGAACCGCGAGGCTGCGCTGGCGCGGCTCGATACGCTGATTGCGGGCGTCGCGTTCACGCCGCGCGCGCGGGTCGCGACACGGCCGACGCGCGCGTCGAAGGAGCGGCGGCTCGAGCACAAGTCGCGCCGCAGCGTGGTGAAGTCGGGCAGAGGGAAGGTGAGCGACTGA
- the thiC gene encoding phosphomethylpyrimidine synthase ThiC: MNANPKFLSADAHVDAAAVAPLPNSRKVYVTGSQPDIRVPMREITQADTPTGFGGEKNPPIYVYDTSGPYTDPEAKIDIRAGLPALRQGWIEARGDTEGLSGLSSQYGLERAADPATAELRFPGLHRNPRRAQAGKNVTQMHYARQGIITPEMEYIAIRENQRRAEYLESLKSSGPNGAKLAAMMGRQHPGQAFGAAAFGANAPAEITPEFVRSEVACGRAIIPANINHPESEPMIIGRNFLVKINANIGNSAVTSSIGEEVDKMTWAIRWGGDTVMDLSTGKHIHETREWIIRNSPVPIGTVPIYQALEKVNGKAEDLTWEIFRDTLIEQAEQGVDYFTIHAGVRLQYVPLTANRMTGIVSRGGSIMAKWCLAHHKESFLYEHFEEICEIMKAYDVSFSLGDGLRPGSIYDANDEAQLGELKTLGELTQIAWKHDVQVMIEGPGHVPMQLIKENMDLQLDWCKEAPFYTLGPLTTDIAPGYDHITSGIGAAMIGWFGTAMLCYVTPKEHLGLPNKDDVKEGIITYKLAAHAADLAKGHPGAQVRDNALSKARFEFRWEDQFNIGLDPDKAREFHDETLPKDSAKVAHFCSMCGPHFCSMKITQDVREFAAQQGVSETEALKKGMEVKAVEFVKTGAEIYHRQ; the protein is encoded by the coding sequence ATGAACGCCAATCCGAAGTTTCTGTCCGCCGACGCCCACGTCGACGCCGCCGCCGTCGCGCCGCTGCCGAATTCGCGGAAGGTTTATGTGACCGGCTCGCAGCCCGACATCCGCGTGCCGATGCGCGAAATCACGCAGGCCGACACGCCGACCGGCTTCGGTGGCGAGAAGAATCCGCCGATCTACGTGTACGACACGTCGGGCCCCTACACCGATCCGGAAGCGAAGATCGACATCCGCGCGGGCCTGCCCGCGCTGCGCCAGGGCTGGATCGAAGCGCGCGGCGACACCGAGGGGCTCTCCGGCCTGTCGAGCCAGTACGGCCTCGAGCGCGCGGCCGACCCGGCCACCGCCGAGCTGCGTTTCCCGGGCCTGCACCGCAACCCGCGCCGCGCACAGGCGGGCAAGAACGTCACGCAGATGCACTACGCGCGTCAGGGCATCATCACGCCGGAAATGGAATACATCGCGATCCGCGAGAACCAGCGCCGCGCCGAGTACCTCGAGAGCCTGAAGTCGAGCGGACCGAACGGCGCGAAGCTCGCCGCGATGATGGGCCGCCAGCACCCGGGCCAGGCGTTCGGCGCCGCGGCCTTCGGCGCGAACGCACCGGCCGAGATCACACCGGAATTCGTGCGCTCGGAAGTGGCGTGCGGCCGCGCGATCATCCCCGCGAACATCAACCACCCGGAATCCGAGCCGATGATCATCGGCCGCAACTTCCTCGTGAAGATCAACGCGAACATCGGCAACTCTGCCGTCACGTCGTCGATCGGCGAGGAAGTCGACAAGATGACGTGGGCGATCCGCTGGGGCGGCGATACGGTGATGGATCTGTCGACCGGCAAGCACATCCATGAAACGCGCGAGTGGATCATCCGCAACAGCCCGGTGCCGATCGGCACGGTGCCGATCTACCAGGCGCTGGAAAAGGTCAACGGCAAGGCCGAGGATCTCACCTGGGAAATCTTCCGCGACACGCTGATCGAGCAGGCCGAACAAGGCGTCGACTACTTCACGATCCACGCGGGCGTGCGCCTGCAGTACGTGCCGCTCACCGCGAACCGGATGACGGGCATCGTGTCGCGCGGCGGTTCGATCATGGCGAAGTGGTGCCTCGCGCATCACAAGGAAAGCTTCCTGTACGAGCACTTCGAAGAGATCTGCGAAATCATGAAGGCGTACGACGTGAGCTTCTCGCTCGGCGACGGCCTGCGCCCCGGCTCGATCTACGACGCGAACGACGAAGCACAACTCGGCGAGCTGAAGACGCTTGGCGAGCTCACGCAGATCGCGTGGAAGCACGACGTGCAGGTGATGATCGAAGGCCCCGGCCACGTGCCGATGCAGTTGATCAAGGAGAACATGGATCTCCAGCTCGACTGGTGCAAGGAAGCGCCGTTCTACACGCTCGGGCCGCTGACGACCGACATCGCGCCGGGTTACGACCACATCACGTCGGGCATCGGCGCCGCGATGATCGGCTGGTTCGGCACCGCGATGCTGTGCTACGTGACGCCGAAGGAACACCTCGGCCTGCCGAACAAGGACGACGTGAAGGAAGGCATCATCACGTACAAGCTCGCCGCACACGCTGCCGACCTCGCGAAGGGCCACCCGGGCGCGCAGGTGCGCGACAACGCGCTGTCCAAGGCGCGCTTCGAGTTCCGCTGGGAAGACCAGTTCAACATCGGTCTCGATCCGGACAAGGCGCGCGAATTCCACGACGAGACGCTGCCGAAGGATTCGGCCAAGGTCGCGCACTTCTGCTCGATGTGCGGCCCGCACTTCTGCTCGATGAAGATCACGCAGGACGTGCGCGAGTTCGCCGCGCAGCAGGGCGTGTCGGAAACCGAAGCGCTGAAGAAGGGGATGGAAGTCAAGGCGGTCGAGTTCGTCAAGACCGGCGCCGAGATCTATCACCGTCAGTAA
- the recB gene encoding exodeoxyribonuclease V subunit beta, producing MSAVSHQPALELDVFACPLDGVNQIEASAGTGKTWNICALYVRLLLEKDLGADEILVVTFTKAATAELHERIRGRLAQLAHALDTGDDGGDLFIARLLDTTLGEGGALDPETALKRIRRALRAFDQAAIHTIHAFCQRALQEAPFAAAMPFAFDMEADDASLRFELAADFWRTRVEPAAARWPGFAIWLVESGAGPAALDAQLARRLKKPLAALRWDGVTEPDESAEAAAAECFAEAARMWAAERDAIDALLRVAQPALNQRSHKPDAVADALDAWAAHFAQGDATAALPKAALKLTRTALTKATKKGGATPEHAFFDVADALEAAVAAAEATQRARWLALIAEWLDMAPGELAERKRTRRVVSFDDLLANLYHALHAHPWLAETLRARYPAALIDEFQDTDPLQFAIFDRIFAPGGPLFLVGDPKQAIYSFRAADLHTYLAARARASACYTLAVNQRSTPAIVDACNRFFMSNPHAFVLDGLDYYAVRAGTRVRAPFVDETDPGPAGDFRVWALPGGEGTLLKRDAQAQAAQACAAEIARLMRGAREGHVRLGDTPLSPGDIAVLVQTHRQGSLVKRVLATWGIGSVELAQASVFSTGDAEQLERVLAAIDAPGDLRRLRAALAADWFGLDAGALWRMEQGDGDAQHEASAADSADAMSWVERFSRYRLLWRERGFAVMWRTFTRELRIAERLMAGADGERRVTDINHLAELTQARASAQPGIAPTLRWLAAQRLDGGGEEAQLRLESDRNLVQIVTVHKSKGLEYAVVFCPFLNDGGLREPPASALPDAREYHDEAGDAVLHYGCDDEAAAHAARQALREQAAERARLVYVALTRAVYRCYVVAGPYLSSRSTREARRSVLNWLVAGAGQSFDAWLDEPPDEAALDTAWHALAGGPVSVAPLPAPARRERLAAGHDASQTLTARHATRVLRDAWRMASFSSLTASMAREQAGVAAVPDDELRPDHDALAEVTPDGEFVLADTVAPEPPDDDILVFPRGAAAGECLHRLFELSRFTEPESWHQAALGALHDRPVEAEPELATRLPAMMARLVGDVVQTELVPGMRLAGLDPAKRLDEMGFLFPAPSLDLTALRRLLVAHGYPDVALEAGMLAGFIKGFIDMIVEHDGRFWIVDWKSNHLGTTPDAYGPRALDVAMADHAYHLQALLYTVALHRYLRGRLPDYDYDTHIAGYLYLFVRGVRPDWRSGGEPAGVHARRPARALVDALDRMMEGGRA from the coding sequence ATGAGCGCCGTGTCGCATCAACCGGCGCTCGAACTCGACGTGTTCGCGTGCCCGCTCGACGGCGTCAACCAGATCGAGGCGTCCGCCGGCACCGGCAAGACCTGGAACATCTGCGCGCTGTATGTGCGCCTGCTGCTCGAAAAGGATCTCGGCGCAGATGAAATCCTCGTCGTGACCTTCACGAAAGCGGCGACGGCCGAGCTGCACGAGCGGATTCGCGGTCGGCTCGCGCAGCTCGCGCACGCACTCGACACGGGCGACGACGGCGGCGATCTGTTCATCGCGCGCCTGCTCGACACGACGCTCGGCGAAGGCGGGGCGCTCGATCCCGAGACGGCCTTGAAGCGGATCCGGCGCGCGCTGCGCGCGTTCGACCAGGCCGCGATCCACACGATCCACGCGTTCTGTCAGCGCGCGCTGCAGGAAGCGCCGTTCGCGGCCGCGATGCCGTTCGCGTTCGACATGGAAGCCGACGACGCGTCGCTGCGCTTCGAACTCGCGGCGGATTTCTGGCGCACGCGCGTCGAACCGGCCGCCGCGCGCTGGCCGGGCTTCGCGATCTGGCTCGTCGAATCTGGCGCCGGCCCGGCTGCGCTCGATGCGCAGCTCGCGCGCCGGCTGAAGAAGCCGCTGGCCGCGCTGCGTTGGGACGGCGTGACCGAGCCTGACGAATCGGCCGAGGCCGCAGCGGCCGAATGCTTCGCCGAGGCGGCGCGGATGTGGGCGGCCGAGCGCGACGCGATCGATGCGCTGCTGCGCGTCGCGCAGCCTGCGCTGAACCAGCGCTCGCACAAGCCCGACGCGGTGGCCGACGCGCTCGATGCGTGGGCCGCACATTTCGCGCAGGGCGATGCGACGGCCGCGCTGCCGAAGGCCGCACTGAAGCTCACGCGCACCGCGCTGACGAAGGCCACGAAAAAAGGCGGCGCGACGCCCGAACATGCGTTTTTCGACGTCGCGGACGCGCTCGAAGCGGCCGTGGCGGCGGCCGAGGCCACGCAGCGCGCGCGCTGGCTCGCGCTGATCGCCGAATGGCTCGACATGGCGCCGGGCGAGCTGGCCGAGCGCAAGCGCACGCGGCGCGTCGTGTCGTTCGACGATCTGCTCGCGAACCTGTACCACGCGCTGCATGCGCATCCGTGGCTTGCCGAGACGCTGCGCGCGCGCTATCCGGCCGCGCTGATCGACGAGTTCCAGGATACCGACCCGCTGCAGTTCGCGATCTTCGACCGGATCTTCGCGCCGGGCGGCCCGCTCTTTCTCGTCGGCGATCCGAAGCAGGCGATCTACAGCTTCCGCGCGGCCGATCTGCATACCTACCTGGCGGCGCGCGCGCGGGCGAGCGCGTGCTATACGCTCGCGGTCAACCAGCGCTCGACGCCTGCGATCGTCGATGCGTGCAACCGCTTCTTCATGTCGAATCCGCACGCATTCGTGCTCGACGGGCTCGACTATTACGCGGTGCGCGCCGGCACGCGCGTGCGTGCGCCGTTCGTCGACGAAACCGATCCGGGCCCGGCCGGCGACTTCCGGGTCTGGGCGCTGCCGGGCGGCGAGGGCACGCTGCTCAAGCGCGACGCGCAAGCGCAGGCCGCGCAGGCCTGCGCGGCCGAGATCGCGCGGCTGATGCGCGGCGCGCGCGAAGGGCATGTGCGACTGGGCGACACGCCGCTGTCGCCGGGCGACATCGCGGTGCTCGTGCAGACGCACCGGCAGGGCAGTCTCGTGAAGCGCGTGCTCGCGACGTGGGGCATCGGCAGCGTCGAACTGGCGCAGGCATCGGTGTTCTCGACCGGCGACGCCGAGCAGCTCGAGCGCGTGCTGGCGGCGATCGATGCGCCGGGCGACTTGCGGCGCTTGCGTGCGGCGCTCGCGGCCGACTGGTTCGGTCTCGACGCCGGCGCGCTGTGGCGCATGGAGCAGGGCGACGGCGATGCGCAACACGAAGCGTCCGCGGCCGACAGCGCCGACGCGATGAGCTGGGTCGAGCGTTTCTCGCGGTATCGGCTGCTGTGGCGCGAACGTGGATTCGCGGTGATGTGGCGTACCTTCACGCGCGAGTTGCGGATCGCCGAGCGGCTGATGGCCGGCGCGGACGGCGAGCGCCGCGTGACCGACATCAACCACCTGGCCGAACTGACGCAGGCGCGCGCATCCGCGCAGCCGGGTATCGCGCCGACGCTGCGCTGGCTTGCCGCGCAACGGCTCGACGGCGGCGGCGAAGAAGCGCAACTGCGTCTCGAATCCGATCGCAACCTCGTGCAGATCGTGACCGTGCACAAGTCGAAAGGCCTCGAGTATGCGGTCGTGTTCTGCCCGTTCCTGAACGACGGCGGGTTGCGCGAGCCGCCCGCGTCCGCGTTGCCCGATGCGCGCGAGTATCACGACGAAGCAGGCGATGCGGTGCTGCATTACGGGTGCGACGACGAAGCGGCCGCGCATGCGGCGCGGCAGGCGTTGCGCGAGCAGGCCGCGGAACGCGCGCGGCTCGTCTACGTGGCGCTCACGCGCGCGGTCTATCGCTGTTATGTCGTCGCCGGGCCGTACCTGTCGTCGCGCTCGACGCGCGAAGCGCGGCGCAGCGTGCTCAACTGGCTCGTCGCCGGCGCCGGCCAGTCGTTCGATGCGTGGCTCGACGAGCCGCCCGACGAAGCCGCGCTCGATACCGCATGGCATGCGCTTGCGGGCGGCCCCGTGAGCGTCGCACCGCTGCCGGCGCCCGCGCGACGCGAACGCCTCGCGGCCGGGCACGACGCATCGCAGACGCTCACGGCGCGCCATGCGACGCGCGTGCTGCGCGATGCATGGCGGATGGCGAGCTTCAGCTCGCTGACCGCGTCGATGGCGCGCGAGCAGGCGGGCGTCGCGGCGGTGCCCGACGACGAGCTGCGGCCCGATCACGATGCGCTTGCCGAGGTGACGCCCGATGGCGAGTTCGTCCTGGCCGATACGGTTGCGCCCGAGCCGCCGGACGACGACATCCTCGTGTTCCCGCGCGGCGCGGCGGCGGGCGAATGCCTGCACCGCCTGTTCGAACTCAGCCGGTTCACGGAGCCCGAGTCGTGGCACCAGGCCGCGCTTGGCGCGTTGCACGACCGGCCGGTCGAGGCCGAGCCCGAGCTGGCGACGCGCCTGCCGGCGATGATGGCGCGGCTCGTCGGCGATGTCGTGCAAACGGAGCTCGTGCCGGGCATGCGGCTCGCCGGTCTCGATCCCGCGAAGCGGCTCGACGAAATGGGTTTCCTGTTTCCGGCGCCGTCGCTCGACCTGACGGCGCTGCGCCGGCTGCTCGTCGCGCACGGTTATCCGGACGTTGCACTCGAGGCTGGCATGCTCGCCGGTTTCATCAAGGGTTTCATCGACATGATCGTCGAACACGACGGCCGTTTCTGGATCGTCGACTGGAAGTCGAACCATCTCGGCACGACGCCGGACGCCTACGGCCCGCGCGCGCTCGACGTCGCGATGGCCGATCACGCCTATCACCTGCAGGCGCTGCTCTATACGGTCGCGCTGCATCGCTACCTGCGGGGGCGGTTGCCCGATTACGACTACGACACGCACATCGCGGGCTATCTGTACCTGTTCGTGCGCGGCGTGCGGCCCGACTGGCGCAGCGGCGGCGAGCCGGCCGGCGTGCATGCGCGGCGGCCCGCGCGCGCGCTCGTCGACGCGCTCGACCGGATGATGGAAGGGGGCCGCGCATGA